The following nucleotide sequence is from Achromobacter spanius.
GCGGGCGGCGGCGGGGGGAATGTGACTGGCGGGGCTTGCCATCATGGCGGGTCTCCGGGGCGGGGTGCTGTCGTTGGAGCTATTCTTCCCCGGGGCCGATATCGAAGTCCTCACGCAAACTTAAAAAAATTGTGATAACTCGCCGCCCGCGGATTGGCGACAATGGCGGTGTTCCCTTTGCCCGAGTTGCCCCCATGGATACGCCTCGCCGCGTGCTGATTGTTGAAGACGACGCCCACATTGCCGAATTGCTGCGCCTGCATCTGCGCGACGAGGGCTATGAGGTGGAACACGCGGCCGACGGCAACGAGGGCATGCGCCGGCTGGAAGAGGGCAGTTGGGACGCGCTGGTGCTGGACCTGATGCTGCCCGGCATCGACGGCCTGGAAATCTGCAAGCGCGCGCGGGCCATGGCGCGCTACACGCCCATCATCATCACCAGCGCGCGGTCCAGCGAGGTGCACCGCATCCTGGGCCTGGAACTGGGCGCCGACGACTATCTGGCCAAGCCGTTTTCCATGCTGGAGCTGGTGGCGCGGGTGCGGGCGCTGCTGCGCCGTAGCAGCGCCATTGAGCGCAATGCGCGCATCGACGCCGGCAGCCTGGCCGTGCATGGTGTGTCCATTGACCCTATCGCGCGCACAGTGGATGTGGATGATCGCCGGCTGGACCTGACGCCGCGCGAATTCGATCTGCTGCATTTCTTTGCCCGCCATCCCGACAAGGTGTTTTCCCGGATGGACCTGCTGAACCACGTCTGGGGCTATCAGCATGAAGGCTATGAGCACACGGTCAACACGCATATCAACCGGCTGCGCACGAAGATCGAGGCCGACCCGTCCGACCCCCGCCGCATCCTGACCGTATGGGGCAGGGGCTATAAATTCGCCGCTGGCCCGGGCGCTGCCGGAGCCGCACCATGAAACGATTCACCTTGACCCAACGCTTGTCCGCCGTGTTTGCGCTGCTGTTGCTGGCCTGCTGCGGGGCGTCGGCCTGGTTGCAGATTGCCGCCAATTCGCGCTACGAGCAGGAAGTGGTGCAGCGCTTGTCCAGTGGCCTTGCGCAGCATATTGCCGGCAGCACCGAGCTGATGGACGCCAACGGCTGGAAGCCCGACGCGGTGCGCTCGCTGTTCGACATGTTGATGGCGGTGAACCCAGCCGTTGAGGTCTATCTGCTGAACAACGACGGCCGCATCGTGGGTGACGCCGCGCCGGCCGGGCAGATCAAGCGGCGTCAGGTGGATCTGAACCCGGTCAAGCGCCTGTTGGCGGGCGGCACGCTGCCTATTGTGGGCGACGATCCGCGCAGCGAGGATGCCCAGAAGGTGTTCAGCGCCGCGCCCGTGCGTGTGGGGTCGTCGGACGCAGGCTACGTCTACGTGGTGTTGCAAGGCCAGGCGCACGATGCGTTGGCGATGTCGGTGTCGCGCAGTTCGGTGTTGCGCACCACGCTGTGGTCGATCGCCCTGGTGGCCTTGCTGGGCTTGGTGGCGGGCTTGACGGCGTTTGCGCTCATCACGCGGCCGCTGCGCGCCTTGACGCGGGCGGTCAGCGCGTTTGAAGGCGACGACGGCAAAGCGCTGGCTGCGTTGGCCCGGCCCGGCGACGCAACGGACAAGAGCCTGAATGAAATCTCGGTACTGCGCCGCAGCTTCGTGCAGATGGGCGGGCGCATCTCGGACCAATGGCGCGAGCTGACGCGGCAAGACCAGCAACGCCGTGACCTCGTCGCCAATATTTCGCACGACCTGCGCACGCCGCTGACGTCCCTGCATGGCTACCTGGAAACGCTGCGTTTGAAAGACGAGACGCTGGACGTCAGCGAGCGCCGCCGCTATCTGGACATAGCCCTGGCGCAAAGCCGCAAGGTGGGGCGGCTGGCGCAAGAGCTCTTCGAACTGGCGCGGCTTGAGTCTGGCTTGGTGCGGCTGGAACCGGAAACGTTTTCCCTGCCGGAACTGGTGCAGGACGTGATGCAGAAGTTTGAGCTTGCCGCCGAAGCGCGCCAGCAGGAACTGACGACCGACATTCCCCAGGCCTTGCCCTTGGTGCGCGCCGACCTGGGCCTGATCGAGCGGGTGCTCACGAACCTGCTGGACAACGCCATTCGCCATAGCCCACCGGGCAGCCGGATTGCCTTGCAGTTGGGCGTGGCGCAGAACCGTGTGCAGGTGCAGGTGAGCGATACGGGCAAGGGTATTCCGCTTGAACTGCGCAGCGGTCTGTTCACGCGCGCCTCTGCGTTGAACCGGGGGCCGCGTGATGGCGGCGGCCTGGGGCTGGTGATCGTGCAGCGCATTCTGCAACTGCATCAAAGCGAGATCCGGCTGGTGGAACGGCCGGAACCGGGGGCGGTGTTTCAGTTTGATTTGTCGGCGGCGCGGTAGGCGGCTTACGCCGCTGCCGGCATCTGCCCATGCAGCAGATAGTCCATCAGTTCGCGCACCGACCTCATGGCGCTGCCGAACGGCAGCTTGGACGCGCCTCGGAAGAACAACCCACGGCTGACTTCTCCGCGCAGCGCGGCAGCCAGCTTTAAATCAATACAAAACTGCCCAAAGCGCGACAAGCCATCGCGCAGCCCGCATTGCGTCAGGCAGTCCATGCGCTGGCTACAACGGCGGGGATCGCAACGCGTGCCGGCTTGCAAGGTGGATTCCTGGCGCAGATAGCGCGTCAGCCAAGGGGTGGCGACTGCGCGCGCGGGCAGTCCGGCCACGCTGGTGAATTCAGCCAGTTCGGCCGGGTCGGCATCCATCAGCACGCGCTTGAAGTTTTCATGGGCGTCGCCTTCCTGGGTGACGGCGAACGCGGTGCCCACCTGCACGCCATCGGCGCCGTGGGCTAGCCAATGGCGCACTTGGTCATGGCTGCCCACGCCGCCCGCCACGATCAGTTGCGGCGCGTCGCGGCCCAATTGCAGTTCATCGAACAGCGCATGGCAGTCGGCCAGCACGCGCTGGAAATCAAAGCGCTCGTCGTGAATGTCGGTGATGCGCGCAGCGCCCAGATGGCCGCCCGCATAGCCGGGGTGTTCGATCACCACGGCGTCGGCCAGCCGGCCCTTCTTCATCCATTTCTTCAGCACGACGGCCACGCCGCGCGCTTCGGACAAGATCGGCACCAACGCCACCTTGGGGAAATCCGCCGTCATCTCGGGCAGGTCCATCGGCAGCCCCGCGCCCATCACAATGGCCTGCGCGCCGCTTTCGCAGGCCTGCCGCACCAGCGCGGGGTGGCCGCGCACGGCTTTCATGACGTTCACCGCCACCAGGCCCCGGCCTTGCGCCGTGTCCAGCGCGGCGCGCACTTCGCGGTCCAGCGCCAGCAGGTTGACGCTGTCGATCAGGTCGCGGTCATTGCACTTTTCGGTTCTTTCAAGCAGGTCGGGATGGTGGTGGCGCAAGTCAATGCTGGCGATGGTGCCCACCGCATTCTGGCTGGCCACTGCGCCCGCCAAGCGATGCGCCGACACGCCGACGCCCATGCCGCCCTGCACGATGGGCAACAGCTCGCGGCCGGCAAGTTTGAGGGATGTGAACCACGTCATGTTGATGCCTTTCCTCTGGTCAAGTGGACAGAGGCTAGAGCAAGGCATGGCGGGTTGCCTTGCGCGGGATCAAGCGGCGGGGATTGAGTCGGCGGGGCGCATGGCCCCGCCGGTGTTGGCGCTGGTCTAGTGTGTCAAGCGCTTACGCCATCAGCTTCACAATAGCCGGCACCGACAGCACGGCCGTGTAGTAGCCCATGAACTGCACGCCCGTGTTGAAGCCGAAGCGGCGCGAGAGCAGGCCACCGAACAGGCCCATCGTCAGAATGACCAGCAGGCCCAGGAACTGGCCTTCCCAGATGCTGATGACGATGATCAGGCCCACGAAGGTGGCGATGATGGCTTCGTGGCTGACCCGGCGCGACACGAACAGCGCGGCGCGGCGCGCGAAGTTCATCGCGAAGGGATAAGACACCAGCGCCGCCAGCAGCACGGCCAGCATGCCGTAGCCCAGAAATTCCCAATGGCTCAGCAGGTTGTGCAGGTTGTGTGTCTGGCCGGTGGCGGCGTCCACCGTAAAGCGCGGCGGCGCGTTGAACAGCGGTGCGGCGGGGCCGGCGGCCACGGGGCTGAGCGGCAGGCCGAAGGCGATCAGCGGAATCAGCGCCTCGGCAATGTAGGTGGCTTCGGTGACGCCGTTGCGCGCCGACAGCACGGTCGTCAGCCGATGGTAGGCATGCTTGATGCGCGACCCCACCAGCTCGCCCAGCACCACGGTCATGGCGACGGGGCTGAACACGAAGGTGGCGCTGGAGACGGCGGCGGTGGCCAGGGTCCAACGTGTCTGCACGCGGTCCATGAC
It contains:
- a CDS encoding NAD(P)H-dependent flavin oxidoreductase, with the protein product MTWFTSLKLAGRELLPIVQGGMGVGVSAHRLAGAVASQNAVGTIASIDLRHHHPDLLERTEKCNDRDLIDSVNLLALDREVRAALDTAQGRGLVAVNVMKAVRGHPALVRQACESGAQAIVMGAGLPMDLPEMTADFPKVALVPILSEARGVAVVLKKWMKKGRLADAVVIEHPGYAGGHLGAARITDIHDERFDFQRVLADCHALFDELQLGRDAPQLIVAGGVGSHDQVRHWLAHGADGVQVGTAFAVTQEGDAHENFKRVLMDADPAELAEFTSVAGLPARAVATPWLTRYLRQESTLQAGTRCDPRRCSQRMDCLTQCGLRDGLSRFGQFCIDLKLAAALRGEVSRGLFFRGASKLPFGSAMRSVRELMDYLLHGQMPAAA
- a CDS encoding sensor histidine kinase; protein product: MKRFTLTQRLSAVFALLLLACCGASAWLQIAANSRYEQEVVQRLSSGLAQHIAGSTELMDANGWKPDAVRSLFDMLMAVNPAVEVYLLNNDGRIVGDAAPAGQIKRRQVDLNPVKRLLAGGTLPIVGDDPRSEDAQKVFSAAPVRVGSSDAGYVYVVLQGQAHDALAMSVSRSSVLRTTLWSIALVALLGLVAGLTAFALITRPLRALTRAVSAFEGDDGKALAALARPGDATDKSLNEISVLRRSFVQMGGRISDQWRELTRQDQQRRDLVANISHDLRTPLTSLHGYLETLRLKDETLDVSERRRYLDIALAQSRKVGRLAQELFELARLESGLVRLEPETFSLPELVQDVMQKFELAAEARQQELTTDIPQALPLVRADLGLIERVLTNLLDNAIRHSPPGSRIALQLGVAQNRVQVQVSDTGKGIPLELRSGLFTRASALNRGPRDGGGLGLVIVQRILQLHQSEIRLVERPEPGAVFQFDLSAAR
- a CDS encoding response regulator transcription factor, giving the protein MDTPRRVLIVEDDAHIAELLRLHLRDEGYEVEHAADGNEGMRRLEEGSWDALVLDLMLPGIDGLEICKRARAMARYTPIIITSARSSEVHRILGLELGADDYLAKPFSMLELVARVRALLRRSSAIERNARIDAGSLAVHGVSIDPIARTVDVDDRRLDLTPREFDLLHFFARHPDKVFSRMDLLNHVWGYQHEGYEHTVNTHINRLRTKIEADPSDPRRILTVWGRGYKFAAGPGAAGAAP